A segment of the Pseudoalteromonas piscicida genome:
GCTACATCCATCGGTGTTTACCACATCCCCCACAGGCGTATCTGGACACTGATCGATACCATCATTCACGCCATCACCATCGCTATCATTACCAGCTGAGGATTCTGAAAGTATATAGGCCTGCTCTGCGGTATCTACGACAGTTCCGTCCTCCTGTAGGTAAGTGAACCAAAAACTAACCACATCCCCCACTTCTAGCCCAGATATTGTGAGCTCATTGCGACCATTAATCACTTGCATGCGGACATTTTGCTGCACACCGCCGTTGACTCGATAATGAACATCCGCCCAGCCGGTAGTGTTAACATAGAAAGTTAAGGTATCCAGAGAGACCTGCTCCAATCCATCGGGTAAATTACTCAGTGGGCAGCCATTCGCATCAACTTCTTCATTTGGCTGAGTATTTGGACACTGGTCGACGCTATCCTCAACACCATCTTGATCGCTATCAACAGGCGCGCTACCGCCCCCTGTCCAGGTAATATCGTCAATTGCCATTTGAAAAGAATAGTTAGGTTCTTGCCCAGCGACAGAGACAATATTGAAGTGATTTTTGATTGATTGTAATGCCACTAAGCTACCCGCTAACTCAGTGATTGGAATACGGACTTCACCCCATTGACCATCACGAACAAGGCCATACTGATTGGTGTTCGCGGGGAATGTGATCCAATTCTCATTAGTATAAGTGTCAGCGATGCCAATTCTGAAACTCACACCCGCAGGAATTTTAATCTTAAAATTTAAATAACCATCCCTAAAGTTGCTCATGTCTCGCGCTTGACGGCTTTGAATACCGGCTCCAAACCACTGCGCTGGCGAATACTGCCATGCAATCACCTCGTTGCCTTCATAGGCAGGGGTATTACCCTGAGTGAGTGAGTTTTGGTTCCACACATAAATATCCGCGTTGCTTCCCGGCACTAACTGATTATCGCTTGGCCCCTCACTAAAAACACCAAAGGTGCCAACTTCGGGCTTAGTGACATTGCCGCTGAACACTTCACCTTGACCATCTAGCTCATAAATACGCACATAATCCACCACCATTTTCCCAGGAAGTGGCGCGTTCACCTGTTCATTGCTAAGCGCGTCCGTAAATAACCCGCCGACAGCTAAATTCATCAATAGATAAAATGGCGCGTTGAATTCGTTTGACTCTTCACTAATGGCAAACGGGCTATCGAACATATCATATTCGACCCCATTATCCTCAACTGTGAAACGGATCGTTTCTTCAGTCCAATAAGTACGATAGATAACAAAGCGGTTGGTTAAGGGGGTTGAGGACAAATGTGCATTATCGGTTTTGTATGCCACACTTGCTGCACAGGTTGGATTACCTTCATTACAGGCGGCATCTGCATAAAAAATTAAGTTTGAGCCTGTATAGTTATTGCTTGGCGCACCGGGAAAGCCTGCATCATTGCGAGCGGCTTGAGATTGGCCCATCTCCATGATGTCGATTTCGCCTTTTGCCGGCCAGCTAGCTGTACTCGTTCCTAGCATCCAAAGTGCAGGCCAAAGCCCCGTGTCGACATCAGATACCTTCATTCTGATCTCTATCATGCCATATTGCACAGCAAGCTTATTCTTACTCTGGATCTTACCTGAGGTAAATGCCTTGCCCCCTATCACCTGATTTTTTGCTTCAAGAACAAGGCCTTTGTTTCCCGCCTCGCCTACAATGTCGCTAATATAGACATTATTTTCACTGTACCATTGTAATTCTTGATTACCCCAACCACATATCCCTTGGTCACAACCGTCACCGACATCTATGTTCCATGTGTTGGTATCTAAATTATTAAAATTATCTTCCCAAAGTAAATTCCCCACAGCCGCGTTACTTTGCGAAGATGCACAAACAATCAGACTAATAACGCTAATGTTTGCGAGCTTTGCGATTAACTTGCTACTCGTTTTCACTTTATGTCTCCAAATGTAATGTATAAAACTGCTTTAGCGATCAACCACTAAAACACCGATCCTTTTAATCACTTCATAAACCGCAGAAATGAAAGCGCTTACATTTCAATCCATAACAACCCCGAACAATTGAAAAATATAGCGCTTTTCAAACACACGAGCTTTACTACACACCTTTCAGCGCGGTGTAATCGTATGTTGAATGTCAAACCTAACATGTAAGCGTTTACATTAACAAGAAAATAACAACAATTGTTATATTTTTTACTTTTATCAATCGATGAACTAACGACAAGCCGAGCGCTATGACCAAAGCACACTCAGGGAAATAAAAGACATACCGCAGAGGTTAACAGACGCGATGGATCTCATATTCAAAGAAAAGTGGACTGTTTTCATCATGCAATTGCTGGGAAAACCCCAGCTTTTTGAGCAACTGAATGGACGCATGGTTGGATTGCTCCACTCCCGCAATTAGGGTACTCCAAGACTCTACACTGATAACTGCCTGGATAAACCCTTGCAGCAATTCACTGGCGTAACCTTTGCCCCAGTGTTTTTCAGCCAATAAGTAACCGATATGCGCATCACTTTCGTTGTCAACGTAAACAAACAAAAAGCCTATTGTCTCATGCTGCCCAAGCTTAACTTGCAGTAAGCGGCTCTCTGAACACATACGCTGAAACCAGTTTTCGGCCTGTTTTTCTGAATCAATACCATGAAAATAAGGGGGAAGGTTTTCAACCACATTAGAACTCAGGATATGGGGAATTTGCTCTATCAGCCTTTCACGCTCGAGTGCCGGAAAATCGTCGTTAGCCTCAATAATATGCAACCTTAAGGTCTGAAATGATAGTGCCATTAGCTCCCCTACTTTTTATCAACTCGATTGTTATCCTAACTAGGATACTAGCATTGCTTCTTTTAATGTGTAAGGCGTATACAGCTATTTGCTGCAACAATTGATTGAATATAGGTTGCACAATCAACAAGATTGACATGCACAAAAGTCTAGCGCTGTCATTTTTATTTACTTGATAAAAATTCAATATAATAAACAACTTAAAAAACAAACAA
Coding sequences within it:
- a CDS encoding GNAT family N-acetyltransferase, producing the protein MALSFQTLRLHIIEANDDFPALERERLIEQIPHILSSNVVENLPPYFHGIDSEKQAENWFQRMCSESRLLQVKLGQHETIGFLFVYVDNESDAHIGYLLAEKHWGKGYASELLQGFIQAVISVESWSTLIAGVEQSNHASIQLLKKLGFSQQLHDENSPLFFEYEIHRVC